Part of the Pseudobdellovibrionaceae bacterium genome is shown below.
AGGCCCATAGATTTGATCTGACGTCTCAAAATGATACCCCCGCGTCCCGATCACCGTCGATGGTGATTGATGTACTGAGATTGATCGCACTAATTCCCCAATCGGTAATTGATTATCTCTCGCACATCAGGGCGACAAGTGCCACATGCCGTGCTGGCTGATGTCTGTCGGCTCACTTCTTCTGGAGTGTGGGCTCCGGTGATGATGGCCATATCCACCACACGGGCTGGAACCGCTCGACAGTGACAGAGTTCTTCTTCTGCAAATGGAAAATTCCACTTCCCTTGTGCTTTTAATACCACTTCACGCATCAGTATGGCGGCGGCAGAAACCCCTTGGGGCACTTCTAGTTTTGCCAAAGATCCAGTGAATTTAGGCCGCCAGTCTTCCAGCGCCTGCAATAACTCAGGTCCACCAACACCGGTAAGACGTGAACTCTTAATAACATCGCCACCATCTAGCTTAAGATTTAAATGAATTTCTTCTCGCCCAGGCAGGCCAACACTTATATCTAAGGAATCCATGCCACTCCTCAACTAAAAAAACCAGCGACAATACTCGCCGCCAACTGAATATTTGCTTCTAAGAGTATACCTGATTTTGCCCTGGGTTTGAAACTGTGATCACCGTCGGGCAAATATTCAACGGAAATATGGGCTGAAAGGTCGTAACCCTGCACTTCTTCGGCCCCGCCGAAGGGATCTCGCTCCCCCTGCAGTATCAAGGTGGAGGTTTTGAGGCTTTTTAAGTGTTCCACCCTCAGAGTGCCTGGACGACCTGGCGGATGAAAAGGATATCCCAAGCACAACAAGCCCCTGACCGATAACGAATCAGTAATCATACTGGCCACTCTTCCCCCCATGGATTTGCCGCCGATGATCAGATCTTCAGGCCCACCAACGGCGTCTATAGCCTGCAAAAAACTTGATCGCAACACCGGCATGCGATCAGGAGATCTTCTTGTCCCCCCATTGCGACGTTGACTCATATAGGGAAATTCAAATCGAACCACTTGGAAGTCAAATGCCGCCAGCTCACCGGCAATGTCGTTCATAAAGTCGCTGTCCATAGGGGCGCCTGCGCCATGTGCAAGTAAAATTTTTCGAGTGGATTTCGCAGGCCCATCAATTAAAAAATTCATATTCTCCCAATCAATGCAATTTGGCTTCAATAAACAGCGGTTCGTGATCGGAGCTGTCTACATAATCAAGAATGTGGGAACGTTTTACATCCAACCCCCGCACAAAAATATGATCCAACTCAAAAAAACGATGATCCCTCGGCCACGTCACATGCACTAAGTCCTGTGATTGAGTCATTTTAACTAAAAACTTTCGCCTATCCGCATTCCAGGTGTTAAAATCTCCACCCAACAATATCGGCCCTCTGTGTTGGGCGAGTTCGTTAAACAATTGGCGAATCTGCTTTTTAAAATCTGAATTGGCCACAAAGTTAATCCCGTGAATATTGGCCACCAAAAGGGGTTCTCTTTCGCCTTCAATGGGATACTCCGCAAGCAGCACCATTTTTGGCGTATTAATAATCGGCTCCCTTGGTTCACTTCGTAAAAATTTGAGAGAAGAAATAGCAAATCGAGACCCTGTGGAGACACCCGTTCCTACTTTTTCGTCAAAAAAACTAATGGCCGAATGCCAAGCCATACCGTTCACTCTGTTAAATGCATTTGTGAAAGAAGTGCTGGTCAATGTCTCTTGCAGCAGAACAAAATCACTGGCTTCAGAATAGACCTGTAAGTCCGGCAACAGTCGGTCGCGTTGGCCCTTGTACACATTCCAAACAAAAATTTTTAAACTCGCGCTTTTTTCAAGAAGTTGCGCCACAGCGGGGCCGTCTTCACGCAACACCTCTTCATCCGGTGGGATATCATAAAAAAACCCCAACGGGTCGGCCGCATCCACCACTCCCTGGGGCCACACCGAAGTGGCCTGTACCGGTCCGCCAACACTTAAAATCCACCCAATAATCCAAACAATAATCCACCTTAGGTTCATCCCACCCCTCCCTGGTACTGGAACTAAAAATCAGATCCTTTATTCAAGATCAGTCTTGTAAAAAATGAAACCCATTTTACTTTTGCACCGGGTTATTTTCTGTGGCAGAAGAGAGGGGTGACTCGCCTTAGCGTAAATGTGAACAAAATCGCCACGCTGCGAAATGCGCGCGGACATGATCTTCCCCATCTCGAAACCGTGGCTCGTGATATCGTGGGCTTTGGTGCGGGGG
Proteins encoded:
- a CDS encoding (2Fe-2S)-binding protein; the protein is MDSLDISVGLPGREEIHLNLKLDGGDVIKSSRLTGVGGPELLQALEDWRPKFTGSLAKLEVPQGVSAAAILMREVVLKAQGKWNFPFAEEELCHCRAVPARVVDMAIITGAHTPEEVSRQTSASTACGTCRPDVREIINYRLGN
- a CDS encoding alpha/beta hydrolase — translated: MNFLIDGPAKSTRKILLAHGAGAPMDSDFMNDIAGELAAFDFQVVRFEFPYMSQRRNGGTRRSPDRMPVLRSSFLQAIDAVGGPEDLIIGGKSMGGRVASMITDSLSVRGLLCLGYPFHPPGRPGTLRVEHLKSLKTSTLILQGERDPFGGAEEVQGYDLSAHISVEYLPDGDHSFKPRAKSGILLEANIQLAASIVAGFFS
- a CDS encoding endonuclease/exonuclease/phosphatase family protein — translated: MNLRWIIVWIIGWILSVGGPVQATSVWPQGVVDAADPLGFFYDIPPDEEVLREDGPAVAQLLEKSASLKIFVWNVYKGQRDRLLPDLQVYSEASDFVLLQETLTSTSFTNAFNRVNGMAWHSAISFFDEKVGTGVSTGSRFAISSLKFLRSEPREPIINTPKMVLLAEYPIEGEREPLLVANIHGINFVANSDFKKQIRQLFNELAQHRGPILLGGDFNTWNADRRKFLVKMTQSQDLVHVTWPRDHRFFELDHIFVRGLDVKRSHILDYVDSSDHEPLFIEAKLH